GATAGAGGATGTGATTTGCTTGCTACCTCAATTGAATATATACGAGACATTTATAATACATACAATGATTGGATATTAAATTACGACAAGGATGCAATAGATAAAGTGTCTAAATAAGAATTAATCCTTATTGTAACGGAGGCTTTAGTAGAAGATTATTTTGCTGTAAATAATCTTCTTTTTTCTTGTTCAACTAAAGATGTAGTTTAATTTAACAAGAAAATAGGGAAATTAAACATATACCAGAACGGATGGGGGTTAATTATGTCTGAATACATTATTGATTTATCTAGCGATGTAGATAATGAAGAAGATTTCGAAATGACAGGAGATAACATTGCTTTAATAAACGTTATGGATATGAGTGGGGATGAAATAACGCAGAATTGTAGAGTACAAATTACTTTAAGTAAAAATGCTTTACTCGGATTAGGTACTGAGTTAATACGGTTAGCACACGAATATAAGGATAGTAAACATTTTCATATAGAACCAATAAACAAAGAATATGTAGTCCAATCT
The nucleotide sequence above comes from Psychrobacillus glaciei. Encoded proteins:
- a CDS encoding Imm32 family immunity protein, which encodes MSEYIIDLSSDVDNEEDFEMTGDNIALINVMDMSGDEITQNCRVQITLSKNALLGLGTELIRLAHEYKDSKHFHIEPINKEYVVQSKGIMLHPESCELILGCGDFDSFTEYTKEEV